The Rhodococcus sp. B50 DNA window GAAGCGAGCCCTGGAGCTGCTCGATCTCGTCGGGCTGGCGGGCAAGGGGGAGAGTTTCCCGTCCCAGCTGTCCGGCGGTCAGCAGCAGCGCGTGGGTATCGCCCGTGCCCTCGCGGCCGAGCCGGAGGTGCTGCTGTGCGACGAGGCCACAAGCGCCCTGGATCCGAACACCACCGATCAGGTTCTCGATCTCGTCGCCGAGGTCAACAGGCGACTGGGTGTGACGGTCGTGGTGATCACCCACGAACTCGGGGTGCTGCGCCGGATCTGCACCTCGGCCGCGCGTCTCGCCGCAGGGCAGGTCGTCGAGACCGGCCGGATCGTCGATCTCGTCGCCGATCCCGAGTCGGCACTCGGGCACGCACTCGTCCCGGTCGGCACCGACCCGTCGGCGGGCTCGGGCGCGGACACGGCTCTGGTCACCGCGATCGGCGATGCCGCACACGGACCGTGGCTCGCGGAGATGATCCGTGCGCTCGACGCTGACATCGCCGTGGTCGGCGGCAGGGTCGAACAGGTCGGCAGCGTCACCGTGGGCCGGATGCGCCTGCGCTTCACTGCGGGCACCGACCGGGCACGCGTCGAAGGATTCGTGGCCGAACGCCCGTACCTGAGCCTGGCGTGGGGGACGGAAGGCGAACTGGAGGGACTCACGGAATGACGGTGCAGGCGCGATGAACAAGCTGCAGTGGTACGACGCCTTCCCGGAGGTGTGGGAAGCCACCCTCGAGACGCTCTACATGGTTGCGGTGTCGTTCCTGCTCACCATCGTCGGTGGTGTGCTGGTCGGGATCGTATTGCAGTTGACGTCACCGTCCGGGCTGTGGCCCCGCAGGACGCTCAACACCGTCCTCGGTGTGATCGTCAACCTGTTCCGGTCGCTGCCCTTCCTCATCCTGCTGATCGCACTGATCGGGTTCACCCGCTTCGTCGTGGGCACCGCGATCGGGCCCACCGCGGCGATCGTGCCGCTCACCATCGGCGCGATCCCGTTCTTCGGCCGGATCGTCGAATCCGCGTTGCGGGAGGTGCCGCGCGGCCGGGTCGAGGCGGCCCAGGCGATGGGGGCCACGAACATCCAGATCGTGCGCAAGGTGCTGCTGCCGGAGGCGTTGTCGCCGCTGATCGCCGGAGCCACCCTCACGTTGGTGCTGCTGGTGGGCTACTCGGCGATGGCCGGCGTCATCGGTGGCGGCGGTCTCGGCGACTTCGCGATCGTCTACGGCTATCAGCGGTTCAACACGCCGGTGCTGCTCCTCGCGGTGGTCGTGCTCATCGTGATGGTGCAGATCATGCAGTCCATCGGTGATCTGATGATCCGCAGGCTCGCGCACCGGCGGTGACGCCCGGGAGCCGGGCGCACCACCGGTGCGTCCGGCTCAGCGGTCGAGTTTCGCGATCGCCTCGTCGATGAGCGGGATGTAGCGGTCGATCGCCCACGGCACGGTGAGCGGATTGATGATCGACGAGCCGGTGACGAAGGGCTGCTCCTTCGGCGCGACGAGCGACCCGCGGGACACCGCCGGGATCTGCTGGTAGACCGGCTGGGCTTCGATCTCGGCGCGGTTCGCGGGGTCGGAGTAGAAGGTGAAGATCAGATCCGATTCGGACAGCAGGCCGGCGTTCTCGAGACCGATGACCGCGGAGTCGGTGCCCTCGGTCTCCTCGAGCGTCTCCGCGACCGGGTCGACGGTCAATCCGAGTCCGCGGACCATCGCCACCCGTTGCTCATCGGGCATGAACACCCCGAGCGTGCCGGGGCCGGTGTTGTAGATGTAGGAGAACGTCACGTCGGCGTACTCGGGATGGGCGGCCGCGGCGGACTCGAAGGTGTCCTCGATCTCGGTGATCAGACCGAGGGACTCCTGGTGCCGGCCGAGTGCGGTGCCGATGGTCTCGATCTGGTCCTGCCAGGTGATCGTCCACGGCAGTTCCGGATAGGCGACGGTCGGGGCGATCGCGGACAACAGGTCGTACTGCTCCTGCGTGATGCCGGACCACGGCGCGAGGATGACGTCCGGCGCGAGTCGGGCGATCGCCTCGACGTCCACCTCGGTTCCGCCGGTGAACTGTTCGGGCAGCGGCTCGCCACGTTCGGTCAGTTCCTCGTGGATCCAGGGCAGGTAGCCCGTTTCGTCGCTGCCCCAAGGATATTCCTCCACGCCGACCGGGGTGACACCCAGTGCGATCGCCGTCTCGGCCGAGCCCATCCCGAGCGTGACGACCCGTTCGGGCCGCGCGTCGATCTCTGCCGTTCCCAGCGCGTGTTCGATCGCGACAGGCTCGAAATCGCCGGTGGGTGAAGCATCCGACTCGTCGCCACCTCCGGACGAGCAGGCCGTGAGGACGACGGCGGCGGCGGTGACCAGCACGGCGGTCGCGCGCGGACCGCGGCCCAGCAGGGCCGCCACGCGCGGCCCGCGGCCGGGGCGCAGGGATCGGAGTGTCATGAGTACCTCTCGCTGATCGGGGGCATGTCGAGAGGTGAGCCTAACCTTCCAACCGACTCGTCGGTTACCGGCAGATTTCCGGGCGACCGCCAAGTTCGTGATGTCCCACAAATAGATCACGAGACGGATGTCACATTTGATAGTATTCTGTTATCGAAACCGCTCACGGCCCGAGCGGAGGAGGGGACGGCTGCACTCGGCTCCCGCGGGGGTTCGCTCATCACCGACGATTCGTCGACACGGATGACGAGTGGATGCGGGGGTGCGGGAGGGGTCGTTCCGGGGAGGAACGGAGATGCTCATGGTCGCATCCACAGACAAGAGGTCCGATTCGACGCCACGTTCGAGTCGGCGAATTCTCGCGATCATCGCGCTCACGGGAATGCTCACGATCGGTTTCCTGGCGGCGGTGTTCACCGGGTCCTATCTGATCGGCGGCGCATTCGCCATGCTGACCGGCGCGTGCATCGTCCTGGCGCACCTGATGATCGCGCCCGCCTCGATCATCCACGACGACGGCGCGGAGGCGGCCGCCCGTTCCGACGTCCGTGAGCGGTGGCATCCCCTCGGAAGCGGATCCTGAATCCGGACTCCGTCTCCGCACCGCCCCGCGACACGCAGGTTCCCCGGGCGAGCGACCGGTCTCGGTTAGCATCGTGCCCGTGACCGACTCGCTGCGCATCCTCGTCTACAGCGACGATGCGACCGTGCGGCAACAGGTTCGTGATGCCCTCGGTACCCGTCTGCACCCGGATCTGCCTCCGCTCGATTATGTGGAGGTCGCAACACCACCGGTCGTCGTCGAACGCATGCATGCCGGCGACATCGATCTCGCCGTGCTCGACGGTGAATCCGCTCCGGCCGGCGGCATGGGGATCGCGAAGCAACTCGAGGACGAACTCGACTCGTGTCCGCCGATCGTCGTCCTGATCGCTCGCGCCGACGACGAGTGGTTGGCCCGCTGGTCGGGCGCCGAGGTGGCGCTGCGGCATCCGGTCGACCCGATCCGACTCGGCCGGCAGGTCCTCGCTCTGCTCACCTCTCGCTCCCGCCACTCCTGACCCTTCGGCGCGGCCGGCGGGTCGCGAACTCGTATGCGGGCGCGGAGAATCTACCCTCCTTCCGGCTGGGAGGCAGCCCGACACGCCGCCCCGAATCGGGGGTGTGAAATCGCGACAAGTCCGACGCGAACACCACTAGTGTGTGTGCCGTAACTCACATCCCGGCCCTGGGGCGAGGCCCCCGGTGCACGGCGGGGTGGGTTCGCGGGCAACGAGAAGGCCCGCGGCCGGATTCGCGCGAGGAACCGGAGGTGGCATGAACGCTTACGTACCGATCCTGGTACTCGGTGGCATCGCGCTGGCCTTCGCGATCTTTTCCGTCGCGGTGGCGAGCCTCGCGGGCCCGAGTCGGTACAACCGCGCCAAGCTCGACGCCTACGAGTGCGGCATCGACCCGACGCCCCAACCGGTGGGTGGTGGCCGCTTCCCGGTGAAGTACTACCTCACCGCGATGCTGTTCATCATCTTCGACATCGAGATCGTCTTCCTGTACCCGTGGGCGGTCCACTTCGGCGCGCTCGGCGTCTTCGGTCTGGCAGCGATGGCGCTGTTCATGTTCAACGTCTTCGTCGCCTACGCCTACGAGTGGAAACGAGGAGGCCTGACATGGGACTGACGACCCGCATGCACGCCCGGAGATATTGTGCCCGAACCGATTACGCGACACGACCGGCGGTCGGCCGGTCCGTTCGACTCCGGGGGCGGTGACAGGCCATGGGCATCGAGGAGAAGGTTCCCGGCGGTTTTTTGCTCAGCACCGTCGAGACGCTCGCCGGGTTCGCACGCAAGGGCTCACTGTGGCCCGCCTCCTTCGGGCTCGCGTGCTGCGCCATCGAGATGATGGCCACCGCGGGTGGCCGCTACGACATCGCCCGATTCGGCATGGAGGCCTTCCGGGCCTCGCCGCGACAGGCCGACGTGATGATCGTCGCCGGCCGCGTCAGCCAGAAGATGGCCCCCGCGCTGCGCCGCGTCTACGACCAGATGGTCGAACCGAAGTGGGTGCTCGCAATGGGCGTGTGCGCCTCGTCCGGGGGGATGTTCAACAACTACGCGATCGTCCAGGGAGTCGACCACGTCGTCCCCGTCGACATCTATCTCCCGGGCTGTCCGCCCCGGCCCGAGATGCTCCTCCACGCGATCCTGGCGCTGCACGAGAAGATCGCGCAGATGCCCCTGGGCGTGAACCGGGCCGAGGCGATCCGCGCCGCGGAGGAAGCCGCCCTGGCCCAGCGTCCGCTCATCGAACTGACGGTACCGCCGCGATGACCGATCTCGAACGGACAGGATCCGACCACGACGACCGCACCGACGAGGTGATCGCGGTCCGCCGCGGCATGTTCGGGGTTCGCGGATCCGGCGACACCAGTGGATACGGGCGCCTCGTGCGCCGGGTGACGCTGCCCGGTAGCACCGACCGTCCCTACGGCGGTTACCTCGACGACCTCGTCGACACCCTCGAGGACGTACTCGACGAACGCTCCGGCGACACTGCGGTGGGCTACGCCGACGCGGTGGAGAAGGTCGTCGTGCACCGCCACCAGGTGACCGTCTTCGTCCGCCGCGAGCATCTGCCCCTGGTGGCCCGCACCCTGCGCGACCATCCGGATCTGCGATTCGAGCTGTGCCTCGGGGTGGGCGGCGTGCACTACCCGCAGGAGACGGGCCGAGAACTGCACGCTGTGTATCCGCTCGTCTCCATCACCCACAACCGCCGGATGCGTCTCGAGGTCGCGATCCCCGACAGCGACCCGCACATCCCGTCGCTGTACCGCATCTACCCGACGAACGACTGGCACGAACGCGAGACCTACGACTTCTTCGGGATCGTCTTCGACGGTCATCCCGCGCTCACCCGCATCGAGATGCCCGACGACTGGCGCGGACATCCGCAACGCAAGGACTACCCTCTCGGCGGAATCCCGGTGGAATACAAAGGCGCCCGGATCCCGCCCCCCGACGAACGGAGGGCGTACACGTGACGAGCGAACCCGCCGGCGAGACCGTCTTCGACGCCGTCGGACGCGACTGGGACGACATCGCCGCTGCCGTACGCGACAGCGGTGAGGACCACATCGTCGTCAACATGGGACCTCAGCACCCGTCCACCCACGGTGTCCTGCGCCTGATCCTCGAGATCGACGGCGAGACGGTCACCGAGGCGCGCTGCGGAATCGGGTACCTCCACACCGGAATCGAGAAGAACCTCGAATACCGCAACTGGACCCAGGGCGTCACCTTCGTCACGCGCATGGACTACCTCGCGCCGTTCCACAACGAGACCGCCTACTGCCTCGGTGTCGAGAAACTCCTCGGAATCGAGGATCTCGTCCCCGCACGCGCGCAGGTCGTGCGGGTGATGCTGATGGAACTCAACCGCATCTCCTCGCATCTGGTGGCACTGGCCACCGGCGGCATGGAACTCGGTGCGACCACACCCATGCTGTTCGGATTCCGCGAACGCGAATTGATCCTCGACGTCTTCGAGACGATCACCGGACTGCGGATGAACCACTCCTACATCCGTCCCGGCGGGCTCTCCCAGGACCTGCCCGACGAGGCCGTGCCGATGATCCGTGACCTGCTCGCCGTGCTGCCCGGCCGGCTCGCCGACCTCGAAGCGCTGTTCACCGACAATCCGATCTTCATCTCGCGCACCCGCGACATCGGCTGCCTCGATCTCACCGGATGTATGGCCCTCGGCGTCACCGGCCCGATCCTCCGTTCGACCGGACTGCCCTACGACCTGCGCCGCGCCGAACCCTATTGCGGTTACGAGACCTTCGAGTTCGACGTCGTCACCGCCGAGGGATCCGACTGCTACGCGCGCTATCTCGTTCGGATCGGGGAGATGCGCGAGTCGCTGAAGATCGTCGAGCAGTGCCTCGACCGGCTCCGCCCCGGCCCGGTGATGGTGCAGGACGGCAAGATCGCCTGGCCGTCGAAACTCCGGCTCGGACCGGACGGACTCGGCAACTCACCCGATCACATCCGCCACATCATGGGCGAGTCGATGGAGGGCCTGATCCACCATTTC harbors:
- a CDS encoding methionine ABC transporter permease, with protein sequence MNKLQWYDAFPEVWEATLETLYMVAVSFLLTIVGGVLVGIVLQLTSPSGLWPRRTLNTVLGVIVNLFRSLPFLILLIALIGFTRFVVGTAIGPTAAIVPLTIGAIPFFGRIVESALREVPRGRVEAAQAMGATNIQIVRKVLLPEALSPLIAGATLTLVLLVGYSAMAGVIGGGGLGDFAIVYGYQRFNTPVLLLAVVVLIVMVQIMQSIGDLMIRRLAHRR
- a CDS encoding iron-siderophore ABC transporter substrate-binding protein, with protein sequence MTLRSLRPGRGPRVAALLGRGPRATAVLVTAAAVVLTACSSGGGDESDASPTGDFEPVAIEHALGTAEIDARPERVVTLGMGSAETAIALGVTPVGVEEYPWGSDETGYLPWIHEELTERGEPLPEQFTGGTEVDVEAIARLAPDVILAPWSGITQEQYDLLSAIAPTVAYPELPWTITWQDQIETIGTALGRHQESLGLITEIEDTFESAAAAHPEYADVTFSYIYNTGPGTLGVFMPDEQRVAMVRGLGLTVDPVAETLEETEGTDSAVIGLENAGLLSESDLIFTFYSDPANRAEIEAQPVYQQIPAVSRGSLVAPKEQPFVTGSSIINPLTVPWAIDRYIPLIDEAIAKLDR
- a CDS encoding NADH-quinone oxidoreductase subunit A — translated: MNAYVPILVLGGIALAFAIFSVAVASLAGPSRYNRAKLDAYECGIDPTPQPVGGGRFPVKYYLTAMLFIIFDIEIVFLYPWAVHFGALGVFGLAAMALFMFNVFVAYAYEWKRGGLTWD
- a CDS encoding NADH-quinone oxidoreductase subunit D, translated to MTSEPAGETVFDAVGRDWDDIAAAVRDSGEDHIVVNMGPQHPSTHGVLRLILEIDGETVTEARCGIGYLHTGIEKNLEYRNWTQGVTFVTRMDYLAPFHNETAYCLGVEKLLGIEDLVPARAQVVRVMLMELNRISSHLVALATGGMELGATTPMLFGFRERELILDVFETITGLRMNHSYIRPGGLSQDLPDEAVPMIRDLLAVLPGRLADLEALFTDNPIFISRTRDIGCLDLTGCMALGVTGPILRSTGLPYDLRRAEPYCGYETFEFDVVTAEGSDCYARYLVRIGEMRESLKIVEQCLDRLRPGPVMVQDGKIAWPSKLRLGPDGLGNSPDHIRHIMGESMEGLIHHFKLVTEGIRVPAGQVYIGVESPRGELGVHMVSDGGTRPYRVHYRDPSFTNLQAVAAMCEGGMVSDVIAAVASIDPVMGGVDR
- a CDS encoding NuoB/complex I 20 kDa subunit family protein, encoding MGIEEKVPGGFLLSTVETLAGFARKGSLWPASFGLACCAIEMMATAGGRYDIARFGMEAFRASPRQADVMIVAGRVSQKMAPALRRVYDQMVEPKWVLAMGVCASSGGMFNNYAIVQGVDHVVPVDIYLPGCPPRPEMLLHAILALHEKIAQMPLGVNRAEAIRAAEEAALAQRPLIELTVPPR
- a CDS encoding response regulator transcription factor; the protein is MPVTDSLRILVYSDDATVRQQVRDALGTRLHPDLPPLDYVEVATPPVVVERMHAGDIDLAVLDGESAPAGGMGIAKQLEDELDSCPPIVVLIARADDEWLARWSGAEVALRHPVDPIRLGRQVLALLTSRSRHS
- a CDS encoding methionine ABC transporter ATP-binding protein is translated as MIVVDNLVKTFPGAGRSGEVAALRGVSLEIPDGEIYGIVGPSGSGKSTLLRCLNLLERPTSGRILLGKDDLSTLSGADLRAARRRIGTVFQQFNLLHSRTVIRNVEFPLEVAGVGKEQRRKRALELLDLVGLAGKGESFPSQLSGGQQQRVGIARALAAEPEVLLCDEATSALDPNTTDQVLDLVAEVNRRLGVTVVVITHELGVLRRICTSAARLAAGQVVETGRIVDLVADPESALGHALVPVGTDPSAGSGADTALVTAIGDAAHGPWLAEMIRALDADIAVVGGRVEQVGSVTVGRMRLRFTAGTDRARVEGFVAERPYLSLAWGTEGELEGLTE
- a CDS encoding NADH-quinone oxidoreductase subunit C, with product MTDLERTGSDHDDRTDEVIAVRRGMFGVRGSGDTSGYGRLVRRVTLPGSTDRPYGGYLDDLVDTLEDVLDERSGDTAVGYADAVEKVVVHRHQVTVFVRREHLPLVARTLRDHPDLRFELCLGVGGVHYPQETGRELHAVYPLVSITHNRRMRLEVAIPDSDPHIPSLYRIYPTNDWHERETYDFFGIVFDGHPALTRIEMPDDWRGHPQRKDYPLGGIPVEYKGARIPPPDERRAYT